In the genome of Streptomyces sp. NBC_00259, the window GCCTGTGCGGGAACGCGCTGAACGGGATGGATACGGGGATAAAGCTGCCGTAGCGGTGAGCGCGCGGTGCATCAATCGCCCGTGAGGGTGAGGGAGTTGTCCACAAGACCTGGGCTGTCCACAGGTCCGGGCGGGGCGGCGCGTGAGCGGGGATCGTGAAGGGCGTTGGGCATCCACACCCTTCACACGACTCACGACGGGCGGTCACGACCATGACGCAGCTACCCCTCTCGCTTGCTTCCGCGCTTTCTTCCTCGCCTCCTTCCACACTTCCTTCCTGCGGGCATGTCCCTCATGCGTCTTCCGGGACATCGGCCCTGCCGCCGGCTCCGGCGCCGGAGCCCTGCGGGGTGCCCGCGTTCCCGCCGCTGAGGGTGCGGGGCGGGCTGCACTGGCAGAGGACGCGGCTGCGGCGTGTGCTGCGGCGGAGGCGGCGAGCCCTGGCGGCGGGTCTGGCGGTCACGGCTGCCGCGCTGGCCGCCTGGGTGCCACGCGCACAGGTCGGGACCGACGCCCGGGGTGAGCCGGTCGCGCTGCCCCGGCATGCGCCGCCTCGGCCCGCTCCACCGCCACCGGTGGACATCGTGTCCGCGCCGGTGCGCATCGCCGACGCCGAGACGGTCCGGCTGCTGGAGCCCGGCGACCGCGTGGACGTCATCGCGGCCTCCGGCTCCCCGGCGGGCACGGGCTTCGGCGCGGCGTACGGCAGGGGTTCGGGCCCGCGAGAGGGGTCGCGCACGGACTCCGACGCACGGGTCATCGCGACCGGCGCCCGGGTGGCCGACGTTCCACGGGCGAGCGAGGGTCCCCAGGAGGGCGGGGCGCTGGTCGTCCTGGCTGTGCCGCGTCCGGTCGCGGCGGCGCTCGCCGGAGCGAGCACCACATCACGTCTGGCGGTGACGCTGTGCTGAATCGTGTCCCGGCATTCCGTGCACGCCCCGTTCCCCGTGCACGCTCCGTTTCCCGTGCACGCCGTGTTTCCCCCGCCCGTCCCGTACGGCCGGTGGCAGGCCCGCCCGGCCGGGGTCAGAGGTGGTGCGGGGGCTTCTCGTCGAGGAAGCGGGCGAGGTCGGTGGCGCTGTCGCCGCTCGTCGGAGGCCGCTCGCCCCACCCGCGGTCCGTATCGTCCGAGGATTGCTGGTCCAGCGGATCGTCGAAGATCAGCGCCGGCTTGGGAAGGGGCTGCCGGGGCTCCTCCGCATCACGCGGTCCGGGGGCGGGGGCGGTGCTCATGGACTCAGGGTACGCCGGGGGCGGCGAGGGTCAGCGGTCCTTCGGGTCGAGCAGCCAGAGGCCGAGGACCACCAGGAACGAGAGCACGAGGAATCCGGCGCCCCACCAGGCGGTGCCCGTGTTCCCGCTCATCCACTCGTCGACGGTGATGGTCAGCCCCCAGAGCTGGCCGACGATGACGGTGAGGGCGAGTGCCAGGCGTGCCGTGAGCTTGGAGGAGCGTTCGGGCTCCTGCTCGCTGCCGGCGCCCGGCCCCGGGCCCGTGTGCCGGATCCGGGGGTCGCCGTAGCCGCTGG includes:
- a CDS encoding RcpC/CpaB family pilus assembly protein gives rise to the protein MPAFPPLRVRGGLHWQRTRLRRVLRRRRRALAAGLAVTAAALAAWVPRAQVGTDARGEPVALPRHAPPRPAPPPPVDIVSAPVRIADAETVRLLEPGDRVDVIAASGSPAGTGFGAAYGRGSGPREGSRTDSDARVIATGARVADVPRASEGPQEGGALVVLAVPRPVAAALAGASTTSRLAVTLC